The following proteins are co-located in the Rhodococcus opacus B4 genome:
- a CDS encoding NAD(P)-dependent malic enzyme, protein MSIVSEPTTPQKVELTDEEIFAGHIGGKLSVETTAALDSQRALSIAYTPGVAQVSRAIHADETLADRYTWTSRLVVVVSDGSAVLGLGDIGPRASLPVMEGKSALFKNFAGLNSIPLVLDTKDPDEIVETLIRLRPSFGAVNLEDISAPRCFEIEQRVIEALDCPVMHDDQHGTAIVVLAALKGAVKVQDRDLSTLRVVISGAGAAGVACANILLAAGIADVTVLDSKGIVSADRQDLNAVKVDLAARTNPAGRRGGIVEALDGADVFLGVSAGTVPEELIATMAENSVVFALSNPDPEIHPDVARKHAAIVATGRSDFPNQINNVLAFPGVFKGALDAGARRITEGMKLAAAEAILSVVGDELAVDKIVPSPLDPRVAPAVAEAVAAAARAEGVTG, encoded by the coding sequence GTGTCCATCGTGTCCGAACCCACCACACCGCAGAAGGTCGAGCTGACCGACGAGGAAATCTTCGCCGGCCACATCGGGGGGAAGCTCTCGGTAGAGACCACCGCCGCCCTCGATTCGCAGCGCGCCCTGTCCATCGCTTACACGCCCGGTGTCGCGCAGGTCTCCCGCGCGATCCACGCCGACGAGACCCTCGCCGACCGCTACACCTGGACCAGCCGCCTCGTGGTCGTCGTCTCCGACGGCTCCGCGGTCCTCGGCCTCGGCGACATCGGCCCCCGCGCCTCCCTTCCGGTGATGGAGGGCAAGTCCGCGCTGTTCAAGAACTTCGCGGGCCTGAACTCGATCCCCCTGGTCCTCGACACCAAGGACCCCGACGAGATCGTCGAGACCCTGATCCGGCTGCGCCCGAGCTTCGGCGCCGTCAATTTGGAGGACATCTCCGCCCCCCGCTGCTTCGAGATCGAACAGCGCGTCATCGAAGCGTTGGACTGCCCGGTCATGCACGACGACCAGCACGGCACCGCCATCGTCGTCCTCGCCGCATTGAAGGGTGCGGTCAAGGTCCAGGACCGCGACCTGTCCACCCTGCGGGTGGTCATCTCCGGTGCCGGCGCCGCCGGCGTGGCCTGCGCGAACATCCTGCTCGCCGCCGGCATCGCGGACGTGACCGTCCTGGACTCGAAGGGCATCGTCTCCGCCGACCGCCAGGACCTGAACGCGGTCAAGGTCGACCTGGCCGCCCGCACCAACCCCGCCGGCCGCCGCGGCGGCATCGTCGAAGCATTGGACGGTGCGGACGTGTTCCTCGGGGTGTCCGCCGGCACCGTCCCGGAGGAGCTCATCGCGACGATGGCAGAGAACTCGGTGGTGTTCGCGTTGTCGAACCCGGACCCGGAGATCCACCCGGACGTCGCCCGCAAGCACGCGGCGATCGTCGCCACCGGACGCAGCGATTTCCCGAACCAGATCAACAATGTGCTCGCCTTCCCCGGTGTGTTCAAGGGCGCCCTGGACGCCGGTGCCCGCCGGATCACCGAAGGCATGAAACTTGCCGCCGCCGAGGCAATCCTCTCGGTCGTCGGTGACGAGCTGGCTGTAGACAAGATCGTTCCCAGCCCGCTCGATCCTCGCGTCGCCCCCGCTGTCGCGGAGGCAGTCGCCGCCGCTGCTCGTGCAGAAGGCGTCACCGGCTAG
- a CDS encoding ABC transporter permease — MNIFGGAWEYIADPGNWSGSTGIGARILEHLWYSFLAVALSAVVAVPIGLIIGHLRKGDVVVVGLVNALRSLPTLGLLTFLVLLLGLGLIPPILALVILGIPPVLAGTYAGVANVDRTVVDAARAMGMTEWQVLTRVETPNALPLMLGGLRNATLQIIATATVAAYVNLGGLGRYIFDGLALRQYDRVLVGALLVTILALVVDGLLALAVWASVPGTGRLRRKPSVEQITGRA, encoded by the coding sequence GTGAACATTTTCGGCGGCGCCTGGGAGTACATCGCCGACCCGGGTAACTGGTCGGGCAGCACCGGGATCGGCGCGCGCATCCTCGAACACCTCTGGTACAGCTTTCTGGCGGTCGCACTGTCTGCGGTGGTGGCGGTGCCGATCGGTCTGATCATCGGACATCTGCGCAAGGGTGACGTGGTCGTGGTCGGTCTCGTCAACGCGCTGCGATCGCTGCCGACGCTGGGCTTGCTGACATTCCTGGTGCTCCTGCTCGGGCTGGGTCTGATCCCCCCGATCCTGGCGCTGGTGATTCTCGGGATCCCGCCGGTCCTCGCGGGCACCTACGCGGGTGTCGCAAACGTCGACCGGACGGTCGTGGACGCCGCCCGCGCGATGGGGATGACCGAATGGCAGGTCCTCACGCGGGTCGAGACCCCGAATGCGCTGCCGCTCATGCTCGGCGGGCTGCGTAACGCCACCCTGCAGATCATCGCGACCGCAACGGTCGCCGCGTACGTCAACCTCGGTGGCCTGGGCCGCTACATCTTCGACGGACTGGCCCTGCGCCAATACGACCGGGTGCTCGTCGGCGCGCTGCTGGTGACGATTCTGGCTCTCGTCGTGGACGGGTTGCTCGCGCTGGCGGTGTGGGCGTCGGTTCCGGGGACGGGCCGGCTGCGGCGGAAGCCGAGCGTCGAGCAGATCACCGGCCGAGCCTGA
- a CDS encoding ABC transporter permease — MRWLIDNFSVVVDLTKTHLYLALVPLLIGLLIAVPVGTAIRGASWLRKLTLIVAGIAFTIPSLALFVTIPSVVGLQILDPLNVVIALTIYSTALLVRAVPEALDSVPADVVDSATAMGFTRLRRALTVELPLALPVLVANVRVVAVTNISLVSVGSLIGIGGLGTLFTQGYQRDYPDQILAGIISIVVLALAFDLLLFLVGRALTPWTRQQKVRRAPLVAGQSTAPSPEEDS; from the coding sequence GTGCGCTGGCTCATCGACAACTTCTCGGTCGTCGTCGACCTGACGAAGACCCATCTCTATCTCGCGCTGGTTCCGCTGCTGATCGGGTTGCTCATCGCGGTCCCGGTGGGGACGGCGATCCGGGGTGCCTCCTGGCTGCGCAAGCTCACACTGATCGTGGCGGGCATCGCGTTCACGATCCCGTCGCTGGCACTGTTCGTGACGATCCCCTCCGTCGTCGGATTGCAGATCCTGGACCCGCTCAATGTGGTGATCGCGCTGACGATCTACTCCACCGCCCTGCTCGTCCGCGCGGTTCCCGAGGCTCTCGACTCCGTTCCCGCGGACGTCGTCGACTCCGCCACGGCGATGGGGTTCACGCGCCTTCGCCGGGCCCTGACCGTCGAATTGCCGCTCGCACTGCCCGTTCTCGTCGCGAACGTCCGAGTGGTGGCGGTGACCAACATCTCGCTGGTGTCGGTGGGGTCGCTGATCGGGATCGGGGGCCTCGGCACCCTGTTCACCCAGGGCTACCAGCGCGACTACCCCGACCAGATCCTGGCGGGGATCATCTCGATCGTCGTACTGGCCCTCGCGTTCGACCTTCTCCTGTTCCTCGTCGGACGGGCACTGACACCGTGGACCCGGCAACAGAAGGTCCGGCGCGCACCGCTGGTCGCAGGACAGTCGACGGCCCCGTCGCCGGAGGAGGATTCGTGA
- a CDS encoding ABC transporter ATP-binding protein encodes MITFSGITKQYPDGTTAVDGLDLQIEAESFTVFVGPSGCGKTTSMRMINRMITPTEGTITVDGRDIARTDAVKLRLGIGYVIQSAGLLPHRTVVDNVATVPVLRGDSRRNARKAALAVLERVGLDPALAARYPGQLSGGQQQRVGVARALAADPPILLMDEPFSAVDPVVREDLQAEMQRLQAEMRKTIVFVTHDIDEAVKLGDRVAVFGPGGRLQQYDAPDTVLSAPATDFVASFVGRDRGYRGLSFRTADEVPLHPIRTATVQELPGLRLEQGEWVLVVTDSGRPRGWIDVTGVEGARAGRPVSECTAAGGSLFTPGADLRQALDAAISSPSGIGVAVDADGAVSGGILGSEVIAKLAEQRAAEDRARGEHYFTAQPATPDGS; translated from the coding sequence GTGATCACATTCTCGGGAATCACCAAGCAGTACCCGGACGGCACGACGGCGGTGGACGGCCTCGACCTGCAGATCGAAGCCGAATCGTTCACGGTCTTCGTGGGGCCGTCCGGCTGCGGTAAGACCACGTCGATGAGGATGATCAACCGGATGATCACCCCGACCGAGGGAACGATCACGGTCGACGGCCGCGACATCGCCAGGACCGACGCGGTGAAGCTCCGCCTCGGCATCGGCTACGTCATCCAGAGCGCGGGACTGTTGCCGCACCGCACGGTGGTCGACAACGTCGCGACCGTGCCGGTGCTGCGCGGCGACTCACGGCGCAACGCCCGCAAGGCCGCGCTGGCGGTGCTCGAACGTGTCGGGCTCGACCCGGCGCTGGCCGCCCGCTATCCCGGTCAGCTCTCCGGCGGGCAGCAACAGCGCGTGGGAGTCGCCCGCGCGCTGGCCGCCGATCCGCCGATCCTGCTGATGGACGAACCGTTCAGTGCCGTCGATCCCGTTGTCCGCGAGGATCTGCAGGCCGAGATGCAACGGCTGCAGGCCGAGATGCGCAAGACGATCGTCTTCGTCACCCACGACATCGACGAGGCCGTCAAACTCGGTGACCGGGTGGCGGTGTTCGGGCCGGGCGGCCGGTTGCAGCAGTACGACGCACCCGACACGGTGCTGTCCGCTCCGGCCACCGATTTCGTGGCCTCGTTCGTGGGTCGCGACCGCGGGTACCGGGGGCTGTCGTTCCGGACCGCAGACGAGGTTCCGCTGCACCCGATCCGGACCGCGACCGTGCAGGAGTTGCCCGGGCTGCGCCTCGAACAGGGCGAATGGGTGCTGGTGGTCACCGATTCGGGCCGGCCCCGCGGATGGATCGACGTCACCGGCGTCGAGGGGGCTCGGGCCGGTCGGCCCGTCTCCGAATGCACCGCGGCGGGCGGATCACTCTTCACCCCCGGCGCCGACCTGCGGCAGGCACTGGACGCGGCGATCTCCTCTCCGTCAGGCATCGGGGTGGCCGTCGACGCGGACGGCGCGGTCTCGGGCGGCATCCTCGGCTCCGAAGTGATCGCCAAGCTGGCCGAGCAGCGGGCGGCCGAAGATCGCGCGAGGGGTGAGCACTACTTCACTGCCCAGCCGGCGACACCGGACGGTTCGTGA
- a CDS encoding ABC transporter substrate-binding protein, protein MRTSRILSGFTRRSVGSIALATVAVVSLAACGGGGSDPLSGGGEGSGDDPNAIIVGSANFPESETVANIYTEVLRANGFDVTTKFNIGSREAYIPALKDGSIDVIPDYTGNLLQYLDPDSTATSAADVDAALPAALGSELTITTPAPAEDKDAVVVTKETAERWNLTSIADLAAHSNEVKFGAPAEFQERPGGLPGLKAKYGLDITPDNFVPIADGGGPATVDALASGQITAADIFTTSPAIAQNGFVVLADPQNNFAAQNVVPVLRTTKSSDKLTRALDALSAKLTTEELVALNNSVSGDAKTEPAAAAKQWVTDQGLDKPVS, encoded by the coding sequence ATGCGCACCTCGAGAATTCTGTCGGGCTTCACCCGCCGCTCCGTGGGCAGTATCGCTCTCGCGACGGTCGCCGTCGTCTCGCTCGCGGCGTGCGGCGGCGGCGGATCCGACCCCCTGTCCGGCGGCGGCGAGGGCTCCGGTGACGACCCGAATGCGATCATCGTGGGATCGGCGAACTTCCCCGAATCGGAGACGGTCGCGAACATCTACACCGAGGTGCTCCGCGCCAACGGGTTCGACGTGACGACGAAGTTCAACATCGGCTCCCGAGAGGCCTACATTCCCGCACTGAAGGACGGGTCGATCGACGTCATCCCCGATTACACGGGCAACCTCCTGCAGTATCTCGACCCGGATTCGACCGCCACCAGCGCCGCCGACGTGGACGCGGCGCTGCCTGCCGCGCTGGGCTCGGAATTGACGATCACCACCCCGGCCCCCGCGGAGGACAAGGACGCCGTCGTCGTCACGAAGGAGACCGCGGAGCGCTGGAACCTCACCTCCATCGCGGATCTGGCGGCACACTCGAACGAGGTGAAGTTCGGCGCACCGGCCGAATTCCAGGAACGTCCCGGTGGCCTGCCCGGGCTGAAGGCCAAGTACGGCCTCGACATCACGCCCGACAACTTCGTCCCGATCGCCGACGGCGGCGGTCCGGCCACGGTGGACGCTCTCGCGTCGGGACAGATCACGGCCGCCGACATCTTCACCACGTCGCCCGCGATTGCACAGAACGGTTTCGTGGTGCTCGCCGACCCACAGAACAACTTCGCGGCGCAGAACGTCGTCCCGGTGTTGCGCACCACCAAGTCCTCCGACAAGCTGACCCGCGCCCTCGACGCTCTGTCCGCGAAGCTGACCACCGAAGAGCTTGTCGCGCTCAACAATTCCGTCTCAGGGGATGCGAAGACCGAGCCGGCGGCGGCCGCGAAGCAGTGGGTGACGGACCAGGGGCTCGACAAGCCGGTCTCGTGA
- a CDS encoding ABC transporter substrate-binding protein, translating into MAHTRTDESARRGHRPAAGFRALTAVAALLLAAGLASGCARGDTTLDGSAGQGPGEIVVGAGDGAESRVLAEIYAGALRSTGAPVTTDEGLGDRTAYLGQLDAGTVTLVPEFTGRLLRYYDPESTETEQDDVFEALSKALPQGLSISDFAAAEDRSALAVTPQASERLGLTTLDDLVPSCGRSTAVLAPSFDADTLAGLPGCTFAQTRRVADDAAAVGELAVPAPADGAVVAGVTTASPDVADADLMLLSDDEHVFPAQNVVPLFRIGTLSEAQLKALNVVAGELTTADLADMIGQVRGGADSADVARVWLDAHL; encoded by the coding sequence GTGGCACATACACGCACAGACGAATCGGCCCGCCGCGGGCATCGCCCGGCGGCGGGGTTCCGCGCACTCACCGCCGTGGCCGCGTTGCTTCTCGCCGCGGGACTGGCGTCGGGATGCGCACGTGGCGACACCACCCTCGACGGTTCCGCGGGGCAGGGGCCCGGCGAGATCGTGGTGGGTGCCGGCGACGGCGCGGAGAGCCGCGTCCTCGCCGAAATCTATGCGGGCGCCCTGCGTTCGACGGGCGCGCCGGTCACCACCGACGAAGGCCTCGGCGACCGGACCGCCTATCTCGGGCAACTCGATGCCGGAACCGTCACGCTGGTGCCGGAGTTCACGGGCCGGCTGCTGCGCTATTACGACCCCGAGTCGACGGAAACCGAACAGGACGACGTGTTCGAGGCGTTGAGCAAAGCTCTGCCGCAGGGGCTTTCGATCTCCGACTTCGCCGCCGCCGAGGACAGGTCGGCGCTCGCGGTGACCCCGCAGGCCTCCGAACGGCTCGGTCTCACCACGCTGGACGACCTCGTTCCCTCGTGCGGAAGGAGCACCGCCGTCCTCGCCCCGTCCTTCGACGCCGACACTCTCGCCGGCCTTCCCGGCTGCACGTTCGCACAGACGAGGCGGGTGGCCGACGACGCCGCCGCGGTCGGTGAACTCGCCGTCCCCGCACCGGCGGACGGAGCCGTGGTGGCCGGGGTGACCACGGCGTCGCCCGACGTCGCCGACGCGGATCTGATGCTGCTGTCCGACGACGAACACGTGTTCCCCGCCCAGAACGTGGTGCCGCTGTTCCGGATCGGGACACTGAGTGAGGCCCAGCTGAAGGCCCTGAACGTCGTGGCGGGTGAACTGACGACCGCGGACCTGGCCGACATGATCGGCCAGGTCCGCGGTGGCGCCGATTCAGCCGACGTGGCGCGGGTGTGGCTGGACGCCCATCTGTGA
- a CDS encoding alpha/beta hydrolase — protein MSFHLPLPVVATALRPFYRLSLNARLPYSVQRTLLDVGAPLQQVSAGAVVRPTFLAGRRAERITVGATERRTAVLYLHGGAYTIGSLATHRSLAAHIARESGSVVYTLDYRLAPEHPFPAGLEDAVAAYMELNTEHGYETEQLAIAGDSAGGGLTVATARRLIDRHGVTPAALALISPWVDPGRRDTTRDRDLVVNTAWSFDAAEKYLGNGDARDPGYAPLQGNLAGLPPTLIHVGVDEVLYPQILEFVDKLNESKVDVTLTEYARLWHVAHLQASLVREAADAVAELGAFLGSQMGVQPHPRHVG, from the coding sequence ATGAGCTTCCACCTGCCGCTGCCGGTCGTCGCGACGGCGCTCCGGCCGTTCTACCGGCTCAGCCTCAACGCACGGCTTCCGTACTCGGTACAGCGGACCCTCCTCGACGTGGGCGCTCCATTGCAGCAGGTGTCCGCCGGTGCCGTCGTCCGCCCGACTTTCCTGGCCGGACGCCGCGCGGAGCGGATCACGGTGGGAGCCACCGAACGCCGGACCGCGGTCCTCTACCTGCACGGTGGGGCGTACACGATCGGTTCGCTCGCCACCCACCGCTCGCTGGCCGCTCACATCGCCCGGGAATCGGGCAGCGTCGTCTACACCCTCGACTACCGGCTGGCCCCGGAACATCCGTTCCCGGCCGGGCTCGAGGACGCGGTCGCCGCGTACATGGAACTGAACACCGAACACGGTTACGAGACAGAGCAACTCGCCATCGCGGGCGATTCGGCGGGTGGCGGCCTGACCGTCGCCACCGCACGACGCCTGATCGACCGGCACGGCGTGACTCCCGCGGCGTTGGCGCTGATCTCCCCGTGGGTCGACCCCGGCAGGCGCGACACGACCCGGGACCGGGATCTCGTCGTCAACACCGCGTGGTCGTTCGACGCCGCCGAGAAGTACCTGGGTAACGGAGACGCACGGGATCCGGGTTACGCACCGTTGCAGGGGAATCTGGCGGGACTGCCGCCGACGTTGATCCACGTCGGGGTGGACGAGGTGCTCTACCCGCAGATCCTGGAATTCGTCGACAAGCTGAACGAGTCGAAGGTGGACGTCACGCTCACCGAGTACGCCCGGCTGTGGCACGTCGCCCACCTGCAGGCGTCCCTGGTCCGCGAGGCCGCCGACGCGGTCGCGGAACTCGGGGCCTTCCTGGGTTCACAGATGGGCGTCCAGCCACACCCGCGCCACGTCGGCTGA
- a CDS encoding SDR family NAD(P)-dependent oxidoreductase, with product MSEFAGKVVVITGAGSGIGRALALDLARRGAKLAISDMDTVGLAETARQAEALGAEVKSDHLDVTQREAVLAYADEVRAHFGKINQVYNNAGIAYHGEFEKSEFKDIEKIMDVDFWGVVNGTKAFLPHLIASGDGHVVNVSSLFGLLSMPGQSAYNSAKFAVRGFTESLRQEMLIAKHPVKVTCVHPGGIKTAIARNATAGPGEDLDTFAKFFDQKLARTTPEAAAETIVTGVRKGKARVLIGADAKFLDAWVRLVGPSYQRVVALVAGRVLPKSN from the coding sequence GTGAGCGAGTTCGCAGGCAAGGTAGTCGTGATCACCGGGGCCGGCTCCGGCATCGGCAGGGCGCTCGCCCTCGACCTGGCGCGCCGCGGTGCGAAGCTGGCGATCTCGGACATGGACACGGTCGGACTCGCCGAGACCGCACGCCAGGCGGAGGCGCTGGGCGCCGAGGTCAAGTCCGACCACCTGGACGTCACCCAGCGCGAGGCGGTGCTCGCGTACGCCGACGAGGTGCGGGCCCACTTCGGCAAGATCAATCAGGTCTACAACAATGCCGGCATCGCCTACCACGGCGAGTTCGAGAAGTCCGAGTTCAAGGACATCGAGAAGATCATGGATGTGGACTTCTGGGGAGTCGTCAACGGCACCAAGGCGTTCCTGCCGCATCTCATCGCGTCGGGCGACGGCCACGTCGTGAACGTCTCGAGCCTGTTCGGCCTGCTGTCCATGCCCGGGCAGAGCGCGTACAACTCGGCGAAGTTCGCGGTGCGCGGTTTCACCGAGTCGCTGCGCCAGGAGATGCTGATCGCCAAGCATCCCGTGAAGGTGACGTGCGTGCACCCAGGCGGCATCAAGACGGCCATCGCCCGCAACGCCACCGCGGGACCGGGCGAGGACCTCGACACGTTCGCGAAGTTCTTCGACCAGAAGCTGGCACGCACCACCCCGGAGGCGGCGGCCGAGACCATCGTGACCGGTGTCCGCAAGGGCAAGGCGCGCGTCCTGATCGGCGCCGACGCCAAGTTCCTCGACGCCTGGGTGCGGCTCGTCGGGCCGAGCTACCAGCGGGTGGTCGCCCTCGTCGCCGGACGCGTCCTCCCCAAGTCGAACTGA
- a CDS encoding flavin-containing monooxygenase, which yields MSLPVTDTSAPTAGVRHVDTLIIGSGFAGLGAAIKLTQAGKTDFLVLERGNEVGGTWRDNTYPGAACDVPSHLYSYSFALNPEWTRSFSTQPEIQKYIQSVADKYKVRDKHLFGCDVQSAHWNESTTRWEVSTTKGDFVAKVVVSAVGALCEPSLPDITGIEGFEGEIFHSARWNHDADLTGKRVAVIGTGASAIQIVPAIGKKVSHLDVYQRTAPWILPRADREYTTLEHAAFKYLPGFQKLCRSGIYWMRESQVVGLAKAPVFMKPLQFAAERHLRRQIKDKNLRKKVTPNFQIGCKRMLISNNYYPTLAQDNVDLVTDGIAEVTANSVVSKDGTVREVDAIVVATGFHVTDSPTFEGIFGKDGRSLAAVFDEGGQQGYKGAAIANFPNMFFLVGPNTGLGHTSMVFMIESQLNYLVDALQTIDKYGIGKIEVRQDAQDRYNADLQEKLSHSVWNNGGCASWYLDKHGNNTTLWPGFTFQFRNETRRFDLTAYDSVATADLPAPVHVNGKTPGSAAIPAQIDLDDDKVTAQ from the coding sequence ATGAGTCTCCCCGTCACAGATACTTCCGCCCCCACCGCAGGTGTCCGCCACGTCGACACACTGATCATCGGCAGCGGGTTCGCCGGCCTCGGCGCGGCGATCAAGCTGACCCAGGCAGGCAAGACCGACTTTCTCGTGCTCGAACGCGGCAACGAGGTCGGTGGTACCTGGCGAGACAACACGTACCCGGGCGCGGCGTGCGATGTTCCCTCACATCTGTACTCCTACTCGTTCGCGCTGAACCCGGAGTGGACCCGGTCGTTCTCGACGCAGCCCGAGATCCAGAAGTACATCCAGTCGGTGGCGGACAAGTACAAGGTGCGCGACAAGCACCTCTTCGGCTGTGACGTACAGTCCGCCCACTGGAACGAGTCGACCACTCGCTGGGAGGTCAGCACCACCAAGGGGGACTTCGTCGCGAAGGTGGTCGTCTCCGCGGTCGGCGCACTGTGCGAGCCCTCGCTCCCCGACATCACGGGCATCGAAGGCTTCGAGGGCGAGATCTTCCACTCCGCCCGCTGGAACCACGACGCCGACCTGACGGGCAAGCGCGTCGCCGTCATCGGCACCGGCGCCTCGGCCATCCAGATCGTGCCCGCCATCGGCAAGAAGGTGTCGCACCTCGACGTGTACCAGCGCACGGCTCCGTGGATCCTCCCCCGGGCGGACCGCGAGTACACGACGCTCGAGCACGCCGCGTTCAAGTACCTCCCCGGCTTCCAGAAGCTGTGTCGTTCCGGCATCTACTGGATGCGCGAGAGCCAGGTCGTCGGACTCGCGAAGGCCCCCGTCTTCATGAAGCCGCTGCAGTTCGCGGCCGAACGCCACCTGCGCCGTCAGATCAAGGACAAGAATCTGCGCAAGAAGGTGACGCCGAACTTCCAGATCGGCTGCAAGCGCATGCTCATCTCGAACAACTACTACCCCACCCTCGCGCAGGACAACGTCGACCTGGTGACCGACGGCATCGCCGAGGTCACGGCGAACTCGGTGGTCTCGAAAGACGGCACCGTCCGCGAGGTCGACGCCATCGTCGTCGCCACCGGTTTCCACGTCACCGACTCCCCCACGTTCGAGGGCATCTTCGGCAAGGACGGCCGCTCGCTGGCGGCGGTCTTCGACGAGGGCGGCCAGCAGGGCTACAAGGGCGCCGCGATCGCGAACTTCCCCAACATGTTCTTCCTGGTCGGCCCGAACACCGGCCTGGGCCACACCTCGATGGTCTTCATGATCGAGTCGCAGCTCAACTATCTCGTCGACGCTCTGCAGACGATCGACAAGTACGGCATCGGCAAGATCGAGGTCCGTCAGGACGCCCAGGACCGGTACAACGCCGATCTCCAGGAGAAGCTGTCGCACAGCGTCTGGAACAACGGCGGGTGCGCGAGCTGGTACCTCGACAAGCACGGGAACAACACCACCCTGTGGCCGGGCTTCACGTTCCAGTTCCGGAACGAGACCAGGCGCTTCGATCTCACCGCGTACGACAGCGTGGCCACCGCCGATCTGCCTGCGCCCGTGCACGTGAACGGCAAGACCCCCGGATCCGCCGCCATCCCGGCGCAGATCGACCTCGACGACGACAAGGTGACAGCACAGTGA
- a CDS encoding TetR/AcrR family transcriptional regulator — protein sequence MDVVKRTRLSPEQRRAQLIDLGAKMLAERPLEQISVEDIADQAGVSRGLLFHYFASKHDFHLEIVRHTSSEMLARTAPDPYVGESRDPMQILRSVLASYVDYVTENRGTYVSLLRGTASGDPDMRAVFEQTRAVMSERTLEQLPAIGIEPTRAVDLAVRGWIAYVEEVTITWLRDPHLTRDELIELNVQALPALAIAAAPEIAAALASATRT from the coding sequence ATGGACGTTGTGAAGCGGACCCGCCTCAGCCCCGAACAACGGCGCGCGCAACTGATCGACCTCGGCGCCAAGATGCTGGCCGAGCGCCCCCTCGAGCAGATCTCGGTCGAGGACATCGCAGATCAGGCCGGTGTTTCCCGCGGCCTGCTGTTCCACTACTTCGCGTCGAAGCACGACTTCCACCTCGAGATCGTGCGGCACACCAGCAGCGAGATGCTCGCCCGCACCGCACCCGACCCGTACGTCGGGGAATCGCGCGATCCGATGCAGATCCTGCGTTCGGTGCTCGCGTCGTACGTCGACTACGTCACCGAGAACCGGGGCACGTATGTCTCGCTCCTACGGGGGACGGCGAGTGGAGACCCCGACATGCGGGCCGTCTTCGAGCAGACCCGCGCCGTGATGTCCGAACGGACCCTCGAACAACTGCCCGCGATCGGCATCGAGCCCACCCGCGCGGTCGACCTCGCCGTCCGTGGCTGGATCGCCTACGTCGAGGAAGTCACGATCACCTGGCTGCGCGACCCGCACCTGACCCGTGACGAACTGATCGAACTCAACGTCCAGGCTCTTCCCGCGCTGGCCATCGCCGCGGCACCCGAGATCGCGGCCGCGCTGGCGTCGGCCACCAGGACCTGA